Below is a genomic region from Desulfatirhabdium butyrativorans DSM 18734.
GCACGACCACATCGGCCTGCGCCAGCACCAGAGCCGGATCGTCCCATGGCGCTTCGAGCAGGGCTTGCTCCAGGGCCGCATGGGCAATCATGGTCATGAAGGCACCCGGCACGCCATGCCCCGCGCAATCGATCACCCCGAACATGCAGCCTTGCGGACTTTCGCGGTAAATGTAGAAGTCGCCTCCCACCACGTCCCTGGGCTGCCAGACGACGAAATATTGCCCATGCAGGCGGGATGCAAGCTGGCGATCCGGCAGAATGATCCGCTGGATCAGGCTGGCGTAGCGAATGCTTTCGGTAAGCTGGTGATGGGTGGAAGCCAGTTGCGCGTTGGTGTATTCAAGCTGCGCCGTACGCTCGGAGACCTGTTGCTCCAAATCCGCCGTGTAATTGCGGATCTGGGTGGCCATGCCTTCAAAGGCCCTGGTCAGCTCACCGATTTCATCCGTTCGGGTCAAATAGGCTTTGATATCGTAGTTCCCGGATTTGAGGTGCCGGGTAGCCGCGGTCAAAACCATGATCGGATGAAGCACGATCCGGTCAAAGCCGATGGTCACGCCAGCAATCAGCACCAGCAGTGCGATCACCCCGCCGATCAGCGCCAGGCGTAAGAAATCTGTAGAAATCAGGGAAGAGACAGAGGGGTTGATGCTGCTGACAACGGTCCATTTGAGTTCAGGAATATAGCTGAATGCCATGAACCTCGGGCCATCTATGGTATCCAGCTCTGCCATTTCGACGCTGCCGGGATTCTGGCGGGCCTGGCTGAGGATCTGCGAAACGCGCGGGACTTCCTTTGCATCCTGGATCATGGCAAAGACGGTCTTGCTCGATTCTTCCTGAGTGAGCGCCCCATATTCGATGCGATTCGGATCCGGATGGGCCACGATCCGGCCCTGCTCGTCAATCATAAAATTGATGGATCCGGCAAGGCGCTGAGCCACAATGGCTTTGAGGAAGCGATCCAGCTCGATCCCTGTCCCCACAAGACCCAGGGGCTTGTCATCCTGATCGCGAACCTGGATGTTGATCCACAGGTTGGTCACACGCAGGCTGACGTCGCGGTTGACATTCAGGGAGTATGGCTCAGGATACGCCATCGTCTTGAAATACCAGGCATCTTTCGGATCGTCGGGGTTCAGGGTGTAACGCAGGGCCGCCTGGGGGCCGGTGCGGGAATCGGCGAAATAATAATGCCACGTGGCATTCGGAATGGCAAAATACTGCTGATCGGCAAAGGCGGAGCGGAATCCTTCGGCATCCGAAAAAAAACGGGCCCGGATTTCGGGGTTGTCTTCCTTGCGAAGCCATTGCCGAACCACCGCCAATCCGCCGAATCGCTGGGCGATGGCCAGCTCCCTTCCAACCAATCGATGCAATTTCTCGCGGGTGAGTTTGGCCTCGGTTACGGCCAGGTTTTGCCCCAGAACCGTGGACAGGTCATGCACAATCCGCTGGCTGAAAGAAAATGCCAACATCAGGATGAAAATGGAAATCACCATCAGCAACAGGCCCACCTTGCGGCGCAGCCCGGCAGCCAATGGCTTGGATGAAAATGGGGCGGAATTGGCCATGATGATCCGTTATTGATTCCTGAAGATACTGTGTGAAAATGGAAATG
It encodes:
- the siaA gene encoding biofilm regulation protein phosphatase SiaA (SiaB is a threonine kinase acting on SiaC; SiaA is the matching phosphatase.) — translated: MANSAPFSSKPLAAGLRRKVGLLLMVISIFILMLAFSFSQRIVHDLSTVLGQNLAVTEAKLTREKLHRLVGRELAIAQRFGGLAVVRQWLRKEDNPEIRARFFSDAEGFRSAFADQQYFAIPNATWHYYFADSRTGPQAALRYTLNPDDPKDAWYFKTMAYPEPYSLNVNRDVSLRVTNLWINIQVRDQDDKPLGLVGTGIELDRFLKAIVAQRLAGSINFMIDEQGRIVAHPDPNRIEYGALTQEESSKTVFAMIQDAKEVPRVSQILSQARQNPGSVEMAELDTIDGPRFMAFSYIPELKWTVVSSINPSVSSLISTDFLRLALIGGVIALLVLIAGVTIGFDRIVLHPIMVLTAATRHLKSGNYDIKAYLTRTDEIGELTRAFEGMATQIRNYTADLEQQVSERTAQLEYTNAQLASTHHQLTESIRYASLIQRIILPDRQLASRLHGQYFVVWQPRDVVGGDFYIYRESPQGCMFGVIDCAGHGVPGAFMTMIAHAALEQALLEAPWDDPALVLAQADVVVRRMLPETDRLECLATSMDVGLCSVMWDSGQMFFAGAHIDVYIASESGVSCHKGDRHGLNGRRPRTFTTLRLPLEPGGTVYLATDGILDQSGGARGLPFGRQGFLSWIEAHGQEPLVTQEAALIRTLCEYKGLYPQRDDITILAFRFDSIPSICLEEIQHDNPCL